Proteins from a single region of Corylus avellana chromosome ca11, CavTom2PMs-1.0:
- the LOC132165860 gene encoding 2-alkenal reductase (NADP(+)-dependent)-like isoform X1, which translates to MEVSNRYITIKTHVDGAPKESHFELKTAALLLSAEPGSNDVIVKNLYVSIDPYQINRMKTQSSSQKAISFAVGITPGEVIDAYGVGKVVASGNPRFEKDDLVVGVITWGEYSVVKEGTILNKLDSMGFPETYHLGVLGFSGLSAYGGFFELCKPKKGEKVFVSAASGSVGNLVGQFAKLFGCYVVGCAGSKQKVELLKEKLGFDDAFNYKEETDLKSALKRYFPDGIDIYFDNVGAEMQEAAVANMNAFGRVAVCGVMSEYTDAGKRAAPDMLDVVYKRITIRGFLAADFMNVFADFISTTSDHLRSGNMQAVEYITPGLENIPSAFIGLFRGDNIGKTIVKIAEE; encoded by the exons ATGGAAGTGAGCAACAGGTACATAACAATAAAGACTCATGTTGATGGTGCACCAAAAGAGTCCCACTTTGAGCTCAAGACTGCAGCTCTTCTTCTCTCAGCTGAGCCTGGGTCCAATGATGTCATAGTGAAGAATCTCTATGTATCCATTGACCCATACCAGATCAACCGCATGAAGACTCAGAGTTCGTCTCAGAAAGCCATAAGTTTTGCAGTTGGTATAACCCCCGGGGAG GTTATTGATGCTTATGGTGTGGGAAAAGTTGTGGCCTCTGGGAATCCCAGGTTTGAGAAGGATGACTTGGTGGTTGGCGTCATCACTTGGGGAGAATATAGTGTAGTAAAAGAAGgaacaatattaaataaattggaCTCCATGGGATTTCCAGAGACTTACCATCTTGGAGTTCTAG GGTTTAGTGGATTGTCAGCATATGGTGGATTTTTTGAGCTATGCAAGCCCAAGAAGGGGGAGAAAGTCTTTGTATCTGCAGCTTCTGGATCGGTAGGAAATTTGGTTGGACAGTTTGCCAAACTTTTTGGTTGCTATGTTGTTGGCTGTGCCGGAAGCAAGCAAAAG GTAGAATTGCTTAAAGAAAAGCTTGGATTTGACGATGCATTCAACTACAAGGAAGAAACAGACTTGAAGTCAGCTTTGAAAAG GTACTTCCCAGATGGAATTGACATATACTTCGACAATGTGGGGGCTGAGATGCAGGAAGCAGCAGTTGCCAACATGAATGCCTTCGGTAGAGTTGCTGTTTGTGGGGTAATGTCCGAGTACACGGATGCTGGAAAACGAGCTGCTCCAGATATGCTAGATGTTGTGTACAAGAGAATCACAATCCGAGGATTTTTGGCAGCTGATTTTATGAATGTGTTTGCAGATTTTATATCAACAACCTCGGATCACCTTCGTTCGGGTAATATGCAGGCAGTTGAATACATCACACCTGGGTTGGAGAACATCCCCTCTGCTTTCATTGGACTCTTTCGGGGTGACAACATTGGAAAGACAATTGTTAAGATTGCAGAGGAGtga
- the LOC132165860 gene encoding NADPH-dependent oxidoreductase 2-alkenal reductase-like isoform X2, giving the protein MKTQSSSQKAISFAVGITPGEVIDAYGVGKVVASGNPRFEKDDLVVGVITWGEYSVVKEGTILNKLDSMGFPETYHLGVLGFSGLSAYGGFFELCKPKKGEKVFVSAASGSVGNLVGQFAKLFGCYVVGCAGSKQKVELLKEKLGFDDAFNYKEETDLKSALKRYFPDGIDIYFDNVGAEMQEAAVANMNAFGRVAVCGVMSEYTDAGKRAAPDMLDVVYKRITIRGFLAADFMNVFADFISTTSDHLRSGNMQAVEYITPGLENIPSAFIGLFRGDNIGKTIVKIAEE; this is encoded by the exons ATGAAGACTCAGAGTTCGTCTCAGAAAGCCATAAGTTTTGCAGTTGGTATAACCCCCGGGGAG GTTATTGATGCTTATGGTGTGGGAAAAGTTGTGGCCTCTGGGAATCCCAGGTTTGAGAAGGATGACTTGGTGGTTGGCGTCATCACTTGGGGAGAATATAGTGTAGTAAAAGAAGgaacaatattaaataaattggaCTCCATGGGATTTCCAGAGACTTACCATCTTGGAGTTCTAG GGTTTAGTGGATTGTCAGCATATGGTGGATTTTTTGAGCTATGCAAGCCCAAGAAGGGGGAGAAAGTCTTTGTATCTGCAGCTTCTGGATCGGTAGGAAATTTGGTTGGACAGTTTGCCAAACTTTTTGGTTGCTATGTTGTTGGCTGTGCCGGAAGCAAGCAAAAG GTAGAATTGCTTAAAGAAAAGCTTGGATTTGACGATGCATTCAACTACAAGGAAGAAACAGACTTGAAGTCAGCTTTGAAAAG GTACTTCCCAGATGGAATTGACATATACTTCGACAATGTGGGGGCTGAGATGCAGGAAGCAGCAGTTGCCAACATGAATGCCTTCGGTAGAGTTGCTGTTTGTGGGGTAATGTCCGAGTACACGGATGCTGGAAAACGAGCTGCTCCAGATATGCTAGATGTTGTGTACAAGAGAATCACAATCCGAGGATTTTTGGCAGCTGATTTTATGAATGTGTTTGCAGATTTTATATCAACAACCTCGGATCACCTTCGTTCGGGTAATATGCAGGCAGTTGAATACATCACACCTGGGTTGGAGAACATCCCCTCTGCTTTCATTGGACTCTTTCGGGGTGACAACATTGGAAAGACAATTGTTAAGATTGCAGAGGAGtga